From Gordonia crocea, the proteins below share one genomic window:
- a CDS encoding NADP-dependent isocitrate dehydrogenase gives MGKIKVEGTVVELDGDEMTRIIWQFIKERLIHPYLDVNLDYYDLGIEHRDATDDQVTVDAAHAIQKHGVGVKCATITPDEARVEEFGLKKMWRSPNGTIRNILGGTIFRAPILISNVPRLVPGWTKPVVVGRHAFGDQYRATDFKVPGAGTVTITYTPDDGSEPIEHEIVKIPEEGGVVMGMYNFNKSIEDFARASFNYGLQRNYPVYLSTKNTILKAYDGAFKDIFQQVFDSEFKSEFDAAGLHYEHRLIDDMVASSLKWEGGYVWACKNYDGDVQSDTVAQGYGSLGLMTSVLLTPDGKTCEAEAAHGTVTRHYRQHQQGKPTSTNPIASIFAWTRGLDHRGKLDNTPEVREFANTLEDVIIKSVESGKMTKDLALLVGGDQAYQTTEEFLATLDENLAKALKA, from the coding sequence ATGGGCAAGATCAAGGTCGAGGGAACGGTCGTCGAGCTCGACGGCGACGAGATGACTCGAATCATCTGGCAGTTCATCAAAGAGCGGCTCATCCACCCCTATCTCGACGTCAACCTCGATTACTACGACCTGGGCATCGAGCACCGCGACGCGACGGACGACCAGGTCACCGTCGACGCCGCCCACGCCATCCAGAAGCACGGCGTCGGCGTGAAGTGTGCGACGATCACCCCCGACGAGGCCCGCGTTGAGGAGTTCGGCCTGAAGAAGATGTGGCGCTCGCCCAACGGGACGATCCGCAACATCCTCGGCGGCACCATCTTCCGTGCGCCCATCCTCATCTCGAACGTGCCCCGCCTGGTGCCGGGCTGGACCAAGCCGGTCGTCGTCGGCCGTCACGCCTTCGGCGACCAGTACCGCGCCACCGACTTCAAGGTGCCCGGCGCCGGCACCGTCACCATCACCTACACGCCCGACGACGGCTCCGAGCCGATCGAGCACGAGATCGTCAAGATCCCCGAAGAGGGCGGGGTCGTGATGGGTATGTACAACTTCAACAAGTCCATCGAGGACTTCGCGCGCGCCTCGTTCAACTACGGCCTGCAGCGCAACTACCCGGTGTACCTGTCGACCAAGAACACCATCCTCAAGGCATACGACGGTGCGTTCAAGGACATCTTCCAGCAGGTTTTCGACTCCGAGTTCAAGAGCGAATTCGATGCCGCCGGTCTGCACTACGAGCACCGCCTGATCGACGACATGGTGGCCTCCAGCCTGAAGTGGGAGGGCGGCTATGTCTGGGCGTGTAAGAACTACGACGGTGACGTGCAGTCCGACACCGTCGCGCAGGGCTACGGCTCGCTGGGCCTGATGACCTCCGTCCTGCTCACCCCGGACGGCAAGACCTGTGAGGCCGAGGCCGCCCACGGCACCGTGACCCGCCACTACCGGCAGCACCAGCAGGGCAAGCCGACGTCGACCAACCCGATCGCGTCGATCTTCGCCTGGACCCGTGGCCTCGACCATCGCGGCAAGCTCGACAACACCCCCGAGGTGCGCGAGTTCGCCAACACCCTCGAGGACGTCATCATCAAGTCCGTCGAGTCGGGCAAGATGACCAAGGACCTGGCCCTGCTCGTCGGCGGCGACCAGGCTTACCAGACCACCGAGGAGTTCCTCGCGACCCTCGACGAGAATCTGGCGAAGGCGCTCAAGGCCTGA
- a CDS encoding anti-sigma factor yields MTDEKDHEFDGVPELAALSALPADERAAFDAHLRTCALCRAELDDLQSTAAVLAPADAPLPPGLRDRVLAAVDDLAHTQEAARVVRLRRRSMAWLAAACALVAMVGSLVVWRSGQPGESPRTPQIAQSAVVSSVMAAPDMTKATASMSSGDVAAMYAPSQRATVVATAGLPPIAPDMMYQVWITVGDRVKSAGMVPGGRADKSMVVMTDMDRPTAVGLSVEPAAGSVQPTSPMVVRFPVH; encoded by the coding sequence ATGACGGACGAGAAGGATCACGAGTTCGACGGTGTGCCAGAACTCGCGGCGCTCAGTGCGCTGCCCGCCGACGAGCGGGCCGCGTTCGACGCGCACCTGCGCACCTGCGCCCTGTGTCGAGCCGAGCTCGACGATCTCCAGTCGACCGCGGCGGTGTTGGCGCCGGCGGATGCGCCCCTTCCACCCGGACTGCGGGATCGGGTGCTCGCGGCGGTGGACGACCTCGCCCACACCCAGGAAGCAGCGCGAGTGGTCCGGTTGCGGCGGCGGAGCATGGCCTGGTTGGCTGCGGCATGTGCACTCGTCGCCATGGTCGGCTCGTTGGTCGTTTGGCGCAGCGGGCAGCCCGGTGAATCGCCCCGGACCCCGCAGATCGCGCAATCGGCGGTGGTGAGCTCGGTGATGGCCGCCCCGGATATGACCAAGGCCACCGCCTCGATGAGCAGCGGTGACGTGGCGGCGATGTACGCGCCGTCGCAGCGGGCGACGGTGGTCGCCACCGCGGGACTGCCGCCGATTGCGCCGGACATGATGTACCAGGTGTGGATCACCGTCGGCGACCGGGTCAAGAGCGCCGGGATGGTGCCGGGTGGCCGGGCAGACAAGTCAATGGTGGTGATGACCGACATGGACCGGCCCACCGCGGTGGGGCTGTCCGTCGAACCGGCCGCGGGCTCGGTGCAACCCACGTCGCCGATGGTGGTTCGCTTCCCGGTGCACTGA
- a CDS encoding D-alanyl-D-alanine carboxypeptidase family protein, whose product MVSGARHRLSTAVSRTLVVVCAGVVAASPSALFTGPAAWADPNGPGHVAGVHPATPPTDHCPHKSSTPPAVDASEVPRPGATTPRPLPVQIPPIGGPRLSSCGVIVADGMGHPPAKLTSASWLVADMGTGDILAAKDPHGRYRPASTIKVLLALVALDELDLNESVTVQKAEYETEGDSCGTGPRGRYTNRDMLTGLLMVSGNDCAMVVARQIGGVDAALSKMNDRARELGALDTRAASPSGLDAPGMSVSAYDLALIFRAAMRNATFREIIGKRQYRFPGYPARPEIPGDKDHPAYDMFTSNNLLVEGYPGMLGGKTGYTDDALKTYVGAARAGSRDVLIVQLYGLSTETSSYWTQAKDLFAWGGRAPSGASIGSLNAKQSDDQNDAAPSSTPASSTPRRTPVAGPAPAVADSHPGIFDNSLVLGLIAAIVVGGLGYAGIRTLSKQR is encoded by the coding sequence ATTGTCTCGGGGGCCCGCCATCGGTTGTCGACGGCAGTGTCGCGCACCCTCGTCGTAGTCTGCGCGGGAGTGGTTGCGGCGAGCCCGTCGGCCCTGTTCACCGGTCCGGCGGCCTGGGCCGACCCGAACGGCCCCGGCCATGTCGCCGGCGTCCATCCGGCGACCCCGCCGACCGATCACTGCCCGCACAAGTCGTCGACGCCGCCCGCCGTCGACGCGTCGGAGGTCCCCCGACCGGGTGCGACCACTCCCCGACCGTTGCCCGTGCAGATACCGCCGATCGGCGGTCCGCGTCTGTCGTCGTGCGGGGTGATCGTCGCCGATGGCATGGGCCACCCGCCGGCCAAACTGACCTCCGCGTCGTGGCTCGTCGCCGACATGGGCACCGGCGATATCCTGGCGGCGAAGGATCCCCACGGCCGCTACCGCCCCGCGTCGACGATCAAGGTGCTGCTCGCCCTCGTCGCGCTGGACGAGTTGGACCTGAATGAGTCGGTCACCGTGCAGAAGGCCGAGTACGAGACCGAAGGCGACTCCTGCGGTACCGGTCCGCGCGGGCGCTACACCAACCGGGACATGCTCACCGGTCTGCTGATGGTGTCGGGCAACGATTGCGCCATGGTGGTGGCCCGTCAAATCGGCGGGGTCGACGCGGCACTGAGCAAGATGAACGACCGGGCGAGGGAACTGGGGGCGCTCGACACCCGCGCCGCCTCACCGTCGGGGCTGGACGCGCCGGGGATGTCGGTGTCCGCCTACGATCTCGCGCTGATTTTCCGAGCGGCGATGCGCAACGCCACCTTCCGCGAGATCATCGGCAAGCGCCAGTACCGCTTCCCCGGCTACCCGGCGCGCCCGGAGATCCCCGGCGACAAGGACCATCCGGCCTATGACATGTTCACCAGCAACAATCTGCTGGTCGAGGGCTACCCCGGGATGCTCGGCGGCAAGACCGGATACACCGACGATGCATTGAAGACCTACGTGGGCGCCGCGCGCGCCGGTTCTCGCGACGTGCTGATCGTCCAGCTGTACGGGCTCTCGACCGAGACGTCGTCGTACTGGACCCAGGCCAAGGACCTCTTCGCCTGGGGCGGCCGGGCGCCCTCCGGCGCATCCATCGGCAGCCTCAACGCCAAGCAGTCCGACGACCAGAACGACGCGGCCCCCTCGTCGACGCCGGCCTCATCGACGCCGCGCCGCACCCCCGTTGCGGGTCCCGCGCCGGCGGTGGCGGACTCCCACCCGGGGATCTTCGACAACAGCCTGGTCCTCGGCCTGATCGCGGCGATCGTCGTCGGTGGTCTGGGCTACGCGGGGATCCGCACCCTGTCCAAGCAGCGCTGA
- a CDS encoding exodeoxyribonuclease III, which yields MSISVTTVNVNGIRAAAKSRSEENLGILPWLAELDSDVVALQEIRASLEQAEEALAPALDEGWHLSMAESTVKGHAGVGLLTRVAPAAVRVGFGSDEFDALGRYIEVDLPDLAGGLTAGSLYLPKGAVDPDQTSTATETDARKFAEKKRFLDEFGTYLRGLLASDRHAVVGGDWNIAPAENDIKAFKTNRRSPGFLPHEREWVAGLLDDGWVDVTRSLVGDVPGPYSWWSWRGKSFDNDAGWRIDYHLVTPGLAGRASTSHVHRPAAYNLRWSDHSAVTTVFE from the coding sequence GTGAGCATTTCGGTAACGACGGTCAACGTCAACGGTATTCGCGCGGCGGCCAAGTCGCGTTCCGAGGAGAACCTCGGGATCCTTCCGTGGCTGGCCGAGCTTGATTCGGATGTCGTTGCGTTGCAAGAGATCCGGGCTTCGCTCGAGCAGGCCGAGGAAGCATTGGCGCCGGCCCTCGACGAGGGCTGGCACCTGAGCATGGCTGAGTCGACGGTGAAGGGCCACGCGGGCGTGGGGCTCTTGACCCGCGTAGCGCCCGCGGCGGTGCGCGTCGGGTTCGGCAGCGATGAGTTCGACGCACTGGGCCGCTACATCGAGGTGGACCTGCCCGATCTGGCCGGTGGGCTGACCGCCGGCAGTCTGTATCTGCCCAAGGGGGCGGTGGATCCGGACCAGACCTCCACCGCGACCGAGACCGACGCCCGTAAGTTCGCCGAGAAGAAACGCTTCCTCGACGAGTTCGGCACCTATCTGCGGGGCCTGCTGGCATCGGACCGCCACGCGGTCGTCGGCGGCGACTGGAACATTGCGCCCGCCGAGAACGACATCAAAGCGTTCAAGACCAACCGCCGCAGCCCCGGCTTCCTCCCGCACGAGCGCGAGTGGGTGGCCGGGTTGCTCGATGACGGCTGGGTCGACGTCACGCGCTCCCTCGTCGGTGATGTGCCCGGCCCCTACAGCTGGTGGTCGTGGCGGGGGAAATCCTTCGACAACGACGCCGGCTGGCGGATCGACTACCACCTGGTGACCCCGGGGTTGGCGGGTCGGGCGTCGACGTCCCATGTGCACCGGCCGGCCGCCTACAACCTGCGCTGGTCGGACCACAGCGCTGTTACCACCGTCTTCGAGTAG
- a CDS encoding YhjD/YihY/BrkB family envelope integrity protein: protein MASLPPPIAVVVDTVVAVVRGIVDRVSALITAITEGFAALRERYPRLDRVVATQERHDEHYGGAFAAAMSFRTVMALVPVLMVAFAVAGFILSRQPELLDDIRRTIVDAAPGGLGETLAKAMDSAIRSRSTVGTLGLLFAAWTGINWMSGARQAMTAIWGGNVDRNPVLSKVFDLGQFALLGLWFAVALVLSLAGSSRLADRVLVWLNLDWSPVAVSLFQLLAPLVSILITWPLLTVVLAKVPLVNLPLRNAWKAGLLAAVAFEVLKVVAGMIIGATSRGPAGAAFGSIITVMMFINIVARIMFYATAWCATDPINEQYLLDGDESEEEDATVDEDERV, encoded by the coding sequence ATGGCTTCGCTACCCCCACCGATCGCCGTCGTCGTCGACACGGTCGTGGCCGTCGTGCGCGGCATCGTCGACCGGGTGTCCGCGCTCATCACGGCCATCACCGAGGGGTTTGCCGCGCTGCGCGAGCGATATCCCCGTTTGGACCGCGTCGTCGCGACACAGGAGCGCCACGACGAGCACTATGGCGGTGCCTTCGCCGCGGCGATGAGTTTCCGCACGGTGATGGCGCTGGTCCCCGTGTTGATGGTGGCGTTTGCCGTCGCCGGTTTCATCCTGTCACGCCAGCCCGAGTTGCTCGACGACATCCGTCGCACGATCGTCGACGCCGCGCCGGGCGGTTTGGGCGAGACCCTCGCCAAAGCGATGGATTCGGCGATCCGTTCGCGGTCGACGGTCGGTACGCTCGGCCTGCTCTTCGCCGCCTGGACTGGGATCAATTGGATGTCGGGTGCGCGGCAGGCGATGACCGCGATTTGGGGCGGCAACGTCGACCGCAACCCCGTGTTGTCGAAGGTCTTCGATCTCGGCCAGTTCGCCCTGCTCGGACTCTGGTTCGCGGTGGCGTTGGTATTGAGCCTGGCCGGGTCGTCGAGACTGGCCGATCGAGTCCTGGTGTGGCTCAACCTGGATTGGTCGCCGGTGGCCGTCAGTCTGTTCCAACTGCTGGCGCCACTCGTCTCGATCCTCATCACCTGGCCGCTGCTGACCGTGGTGCTGGCCAAGGTCCCCCTGGTCAACCTCCCGCTGCGCAACGCGTGGAAGGCCGGTCTGCTGGCGGCCGTCGCTTTCGAGGTGCTCAAGGTGGTGGCCGGGATGATCATCGGCGCCACCAGCCGCGGGCCGGCCGGGGCGGCGTTCGGATCGATCATCACCGTGATGATGTTCATCAACATCGTCGCCCGGATCATGTTTTATGCGACGGCGTGGTGTGCCACCGATCCGATCAACGAGCAGTACCTCCTCGACGGCGATGAATCCGAAGAGGAGGACGCCACCGTCGACGAAGACGAGCGGGTGTAG
- the trpS gene encoding tryptophan--tRNA ligase produces MTDERTQVPARRARVLSGIQPTSDSFHLGNYLGAVKQWVALQDDFDDAFYFIPDMHAITVPTDPAALRDRTRRSVAQLLALGVDPAKSTIYVQSHVPEIAQLTWVLSCITGFGEASRMTQFKDKAARQGTEGAAVGLFTYPILMAADILAFQVDSVPVGEDQRQHLELTRDLANRFNTRFGETFTVPDAYIVKEFAKIYDLQNPTAKMSKSADSDAGLINLLDEPKRSAKKIRSAVTDSDSVVAFDRENKPGVSNLLTIQSALTGRSIDELVASYEGKQYGHLKVETAEVLSDFVTPLRGKVDELLADTDHLDAILAAGAHKARAIAATTLSDVYDKVGFLAPASS; encoded by the coding sequence ATGACTGACGAGCGCACACAAGTACCCGCCCGACGTGCGCGGGTGCTGTCAGGAATCCAGCCGACCAGCGACTCCTTCCACCTCGGCAACTACCTGGGCGCGGTGAAGCAGTGGGTGGCGCTGCAGGATGATTTCGACGACGCCTTCTACTTCATCCCCGACATGCACGCGATCACCGTTCCCACTGATCCGGCAGCCCTGCGGGATCGGACTCGGCGCAGCGTTGCCCAGTTGTTGGCACTCGGCGTCGACCCGGCCAAGTCGACGATCTATGTGCAGTCGCACGTTCCCGAGATCGCCCAGCTGACGTGGGTGCTGTCCTGCATCACGGGCTTCGGCGAGGCCAGCCGCATGACGCAGTTCAAGGACAAGGCGGCCAGGCAGGGGACCGAGGGGGCCGCCGTCGGCCTCTTCACCTATCCCATCCTGATGGCGGCCGACATCCTTGCCTTCCAGGTCGATTCGGTACCGGTCGGCGAGGACCAGCGCCAGCACCTCGAACTGACCCGGGACCTGGCCAACCGGTTCAACACCCGCTTCGGCGAGACCTTCACCGTGCCCGACGCGTACATCGTCAAAGAGTTCGCGAAGATCTACGACCTGCAGAACCCGACGGCGAAGATGAGCAAGTCCGCCGACTCCGACGCCGGGCTCATCAACCTGCTCGACGAGCCGAAGCGCTCGGCGAAGAAGATCCGGTCGGCCGTCACCGACAGCGATTCCGTCGTCGCTTTCGACCGGGAGAACAAGCCCGGCGTCTCAAACCTGCTGACCATCCAGTCGGCGCTGACCGGCCGGTCGATCGACGAGCTGGTCGCCTCGTACGAGGGAAAGCAGTACGGCCACCTCAAGGTCGAGACCGCCGAGGTGCTCAGCGACTTCGTCACCCCGCTGCGCGGCAAGGTCGACGAACTGCTCGCCGACACGGACCATCTCGATGCCATCCTCGCGGCCGGTGCGCACAAGGCCCGGGCCATCGCCGCGACGACCCTGAGCGACGTCTACGACAAGGTCGGGTTCCTCGCGCCCGCGTCGTCGTAG
- a CDS encoding DUF222 domain-containing protein, with translation MTDTTPVLPDSPVELLALIEAAQHRLTTAVWAAETEDDLLAAARTLERTRCRTEAIDAQLFTEINDRCAYARDGFTHPMTWLAKGLRLGRPEAKKRYRRAEKIARLTSPTGQTLDPRFPATATAIADGAISGAHVDEIRDVMRRLPWRLAADVIEQAEINLAAMAGELTPQELRKAGIALLAYLDPDGALSDEKDRRRQRSLHLGPQDQQLMSKLTANLTPALRAKFELVLANWAAPGMNNPADEPAERLHGSIGDHDPDDPKLAEARQRDHRDTEQRNHDAFEALCDYVTGHGGLGPARKIPGQMIITASVADLKAGCGHAITTTGTLIPISELIEVAAHFDPQLVVFQDHTREILYHGRAKRAATFAQRCALFARDRGDSNPDSDVPFIFNEMHHLPDWAKGGATDIDKLTPTTGRNNRAVGDKPLQWETIYQRHGPHTGRVAWRLRCHNGQAGTSRINQTHHADDLARDTIARIRTRSEPEPTSEAATSDSDADPPLSPIENRLCTRLGYTTL, from the coding sequence ATGACCGATACGACCCCGGTGTTGCCGGATTCGCCGGTGGAGTTGCTGGCGTTGATCGAGGCCGCCCAACACCGACTGACCACCGCGGTCTGGGCCGCCGAAACCGAGGACGACCTGTTGGCCGCGGCACGCACCCTCGAACGCACCCGCTGCCGCACCGAAGCCATCGACGCCCAATTGTTCACCGAAATCAACGACCGCTGCGCCTACGCCCGCGACGGCTTCACCCACCCGATGACCTGGCTGGCCAAAGGCCTGCGGCTGGGACGGCCCGAGGCCAAGAAGCGCTATCGGCGGGCGGAGAAGATCGCCCGGCTGACCTCTCCGACCGGGCAGACTCTAGATCCGCGGTTCCCGGCCACCGCTACCGCCATTGCTGATGGGGCGATCAGCGGGGCTCATGTCGATGAGATCCGTGATGTTATGCGCCGCCTGCCCTGGCGCCTGGCCGCCGACGTGATCGAACAGGCCGAGATCAATCTGGCTGCGATGGCCGGGGAGTTGACCCCGCAGGAGCTGCGCAAGGCCGGGATCGCATTGTTGGCCTATCTGGATCCGGATGGGGCCTTGTCGGATGAAAAAGACCGGCGCCGCCAGCGTTCGCTGCACCTGGGGCCGCAGGATCAACAGTTGATGTCGAAACTGACCGCCAACCTCACCCCCGCACTGCGCGCCAAGTTCGAGTTGGTCCTGGCGAACTGGGCCGCACCGGGTATGAACAATCCCGCCGATGAGCCCGCCGAGCGGCTGCACGGGTCGATCGGCGACCATGATCCTGATGATCCGAAACTCGCTGAGGCTCGTCAGCGTGATCACCGCGATACCGAACAGCGCAACCACGACGCCTTCGAAGCACTGTGCGACTATGTGACCGGTCACGGCGGCCTGGGCCCGGCCAGAAAGATCCCCGGCCAAATGATCATCACCGCGAGCGTGGCCGATCTCAAGGCCGGTTGTGGTCACGCGATCACCACCACCGGCACCCTGATCCCGATCAGCGAACTCATCGAGGTAGCCGCGCACTTCGACCCGCAGCTGGTCGTGTTTCAAGACCACACCCGCGAAATCCTCTATCACGGGCGGGCCAAGCGCGCCGCCACCTTCGCCCAGCGCTGCGCCCTGTTCGCCCGCGACCGCGGCGACAGCAATCCCGACTCCGATGTGCCGTTCATTTTCAATGAAATGCATCATCTGCCCGACTGGGCCAAAGGCGGAGCCACCGATATCGACAAACTGACCCCCACCACCGGTAGGAACAATCGAGCCGTTGGAGACAAGCCGTTGCAATGGGAGACGATCTACCAACGCCACGGACCCCACACCGGGCGCGTCGCCTGGAGACTGCGCTGCCACAACGGCCAAGCCGGCACCAGCCGCATCAACCAAACCCACCACGCCGACGACCTGGCCCGCGACACCATCGCGCGCATCCGAACCCGCAGCGAGCCAGAACCCACAAGCGAGGCCGCGACCAGCGACAGCGACGCCGACCCACCCTTGTCGCCCATCGAAAACCGACTCTGCACCCGCCTCGGCTACACCACCCTCTGA
- a CDS encoding sigma-70 family RNA polymerase sigma factor, which yields MGWDIAGDDIAAGDDIAGDDIAGDDIAGWVMDGWVMDGLDIGGGVSSVSSQAPSRAMPTAPSAAATIMRMGGFGWVFIGDLRFRRARDCTRRVFAAGTTVDWWQFGTATHPRPVRRRSTLVRMSGGVRSASAGEVTAAQRAALLSAVGQGDRAAFASLFDDLGPQTYRVAVRVVVSVARAEEVVQEAWLQVWRDADQFDPSRGSAAAWIMTLTRRRAVDAVRHDQAAINRDVGYHARRVPDYDRVSEEVVDADESHQVRRCLEGLTALQREAIDLAYYGGLTYREVADSLEANPATVKTRIRDGLRALRTCLGGG from the coding sequence GTGGGTTGGGACATTGCCGGTGATGACATTGCCGCCGGTGACGACATCGCCGGTGACGACATTGCCGGTGACGACATTGCCGGCTGGGTCATGGACGGCTGGGTCATGGACGGGTTGGACATCGGCGGCGGGGTGTCATCGGTGTCGTCACAGGCACCGAGCAGGGCGATGCCGACGGCGCCGAGCGCGGCGGCGACGATCATGCGGATGGGCGGTTTCGGGTGGGTGTTCATCGGTGACCTCCGGTTTCGTCGGGCGCGGGATTGCACCCGACGGGTATTCGCCGCCGGCACCACGGTGGATTGGTGGCAGTTTGGCACCGCAACCCATCCGCGTCCGGTTCGGCGACGAAGTACGTTGGTGAGGATGAGTGGTGGAGTGCGGTCGGCCTCCGCGGGAGAGGTCACAGCGGCGCAGCGGGCGGCGCTGCTCAGCGCCGTCGGTCAGGGCGACCGCGCGGCGTTCGCCTCCCTCTTCGACGACCTCGGGCCCCAGACCTATCGGGTCGCGGTGCGCGTCGTGGTCAGTGTCGCCCGGGCCGAGGAAGTGGTGCAGGAGGCCTGGTTGCAGGTGTGGCGCGACGCCGATCAGTTCGATCCCTCGCGGGGCAGCGCCGCGGCCTGGATCATGACGCTGACCCGTCGTCGTGCCGTCGACGCCGTGCGCCACGACCAGGCGGCCATCAATCGTGACGTCGGCTACCACGCGCGTCGGGTTCCCGACTACGACCGGGTGAGCGAGGAAGTCGTCGACGCCGACGAGTCGCATCAGGTGCGGCGGTGCCTCGAGGGCCTCACCGCGCTCCAGCGGGAAGCCATCGACCTCGCGTACTACGGAGGCCTGACGTACCGAGAAGTGGCCGATTCCCTGGAGGCGAACCCGGCGACGGTGAAGACGCGCATCCGCGACGGGCTGCGGGCGCTGCGGACCTGTTTGGGAGGTGGGTGA